One Halorientalis litorea DNA segment encodes these proteins:
- a CDS encoding MgtC/SapB family protein, producing MTGTAAVTSLEPSPVVEVATALGIGVLVGIERERSDSAGVFAGSRTFPLFALLGALTGAYFPSLLPVVGAIVGLVVVSAYVGKVVVVGDLGTTTTAALLLTFVYGAMTTHSATAYTMAVVLGVLTTAVLAAKGPVHDFADRLEHEEFRATLQFLIVSLVVLPLLPDRSLPALLGLNPRFVWLMVVFVSGISLLAYLLSQYLGTERGVGLTGVLGGFVSSTATSASMAQHTNDEPTLWPVSGVAVVVASTAMFPRALLEVTVVNPALVSSVALPLLAMTATGGLLSGVTVVWFYTRESVDIELENPFRLRPALFFGLIFAVVLLASEQVSIRYGASGVYVASFVSGLADVDAMTLSLSRLAQDGTVTTDVAATGIVIAAASNTIVKAGIAWVLGTRKLGLLVTGSLAVTAAVGLVTVTVV from the coding sequence GTGACGGGAACCGCCGCGGTCACGTCGCTCGAACCGAGTCCGGTCGTCGAGGTGGCCACCGCGCTCGGCATCGGGGTGCTCGTCGGCATCGAGCGCGAGCGCAGCGACTCTGCAGGCGTGTTCGCCGGGAGTCGGACGTTCCCGCTCTTTGCACTCCTCGGCGCGCTGACGGGCGCGTACTTCCCCTCGCTGCTGCCGGTCGTCGGAGCCATCGTCGGCCTCGTCGTCGTCAGCGCGTACGTCGGAAAGGTCGTCGTCGTGGGCGACCTCGGGACGACGACGACGGCCGCGCTCCTCCTCACGTTCGTCTACGGCGCGATGACGACCCACTCGGCGACGGCCTACACGATGGCCGTCGTCCTCGGCGTCCTGACGACGGCCGTCCTCGCCGCGAAGGGACCGGTCCACGACTTCGCCGACCGACTCGAACACGAGGAGTTCCGGGCGACGCTCCAGTTCCTCATCGTCTCGCTCGTCGTCCTCCCGCTGTTGCCGGACCGCAGTCTCCCGGCCCTGCTCGGACTGAACCCCCGATTCGTCTGGCTGATGGTCGTGTTCGTCTCGGGCATCAGCCTCCTCGCGTATCTCCTCTCGCAGTACCTCGGCACAGAGCGCGGCGTCGGTCTGACCGGCGTCCTAGGTGGGTTCGTCTCTTCGACGGCCACCTCGGCATCGATGGCCCAGCACACGAACGACGAACCCACACTCTGGCCCGTCTCCGGCGTCGCCGTCGTCGTCGCCTCGACGGCGATGTTCCCGCGAGCACTGCTGGAGGTCACCGTCGTCAACCCGGCACTGGTGAGCAGTGTCGCCCTCCCGTTGCTGGCGATGACCGCCACGGGCGGCCTCCTCTCTGGCGTGACCGTCGTTTGGTTCTACACCCGGGAGTCGGTCGACATCGAACTGGAGAACCCCTTCCGGTTGCGCCCCGCGCTGTTTTTCGGGCTGATTTTCGCTGTCGTCTTGTTGGCCTCGGAGCAGGTGAGTATCCGCTACGGTGCCAGCGGCGTCTACGTCGCGTCGTTCGTCTCCGGGTTGGCAGACGTGGACGCGATGACGCTCTCGCTGAGCCGTCTCGCTCAGGACGGGACGGTCACGACGGACGTGGCGGCGACGGGCATCGTCATCGCGGCGGCGTCGAACACCATCGTCAAAGCGGGTATCGCGTGGGTGCTGGGGACCAGAAAACTCGGGTTGTTGGTCACGGGGTCGCTGGCAGTGACCGCGGCCGTCGGTCTCGTGACCGTCACCGTGGTCTGA
- the meaB gene encoding methylmalonyl Co-A mutase-associated GTPase MeaB, protein MTEQLIEDLLAGKHRALARTITKIEDRSPGYRDLVSALHEHTGHADVIGITGSPGAGKSTLVDKLAEAYRNQGQTVGVIAIDPSSPFTGGAVLGDRIRMASNVGDMDVFFRSMSARGTLGGLSTATTDAVKALDAFGKDKILIETVGAGQNEVDIVKTADTVAVLVPPASGDDVQMLKAGILEIADLFVVNKADLDGADRTVQELREMLEMRRNDLAVATGHHGTVETDTGGGSGTGDADDETVWDPPIVETVAKTGDGLEDLLAAFADHRTFLEASGQLVEKERDRYASEIRALIREDTAALLADEIEARGGMEQFVDRVADRETDPYAVADEIVGPIVDCVESQRH, encoded by the coding sequence GTGACCGAACAACTCATCGAAGACCTGCTCGCGGGGAAACACCGCGCGCTGGCCCGCACTATCACGAAGATAGAGGACCGGTCGCCGGGCTACCGGGACCTCGTCTCGGCACTCCACGAACACACCGGCCACGCTGATGTCATCGGCATCACCGGTAGCCCCGGGGCGGGCAAGTCCACGCTGGTGGACAAACTGGCAGAGGCCTACCGCAACCAGGGACAGACCGTCGGCGTCATCGCCATCGACCCGTCCTCGCCGTTCACCGGCGGGGCGGTGTTGGGCGACCGCATCCGTATGGCCTCGAACGTCGGCGACATGGACGTGTTCTTCCGGTCGATGTCAGCCCGCGGAACACTGGGCGGTCTCTCGACGGCGACGACGGACGCCGTGAAGGCTCTCGACGCCTTCGGCAAGGACAAGATTCTCATCGAGACGGTCGGTGCGGGGCAAAACGAGGTGGACATCGTGAAGACGGCGGACACCGTCGCCGTCCTCGTCCCGCCGGCCAGCGGCGACGACGTGCAGATGCTGAAGGCGGGCATCCTCGAAATCGCGGACCTGTTCGTGGTCAACAAGGCGGACTTAGACGGGGCCGACCGCACAGTTCAGGAACTCCGCGAGATGCTTGAGATGCGCCGGAACGACCTCGCGGTAGCGACGGGGCACCACGGCACGGTCGAGACGGACACCGGGGGCGGCTCCGGGACGGGCGACGCCGACGACGAAACCGTGTGGGACCCACCAATCGTCGAAACGGTGGCGAAAACCGGCGACGGACTCGAAGACTTACTCGCGGCCTTCGCGGACCACCGCACGTTCCTCGAAGCCTCCGGGCAACTGGTCGAGAAAGAGCGGGACCGCTACGCCAGCGAGATACGGGCACTCATCCGGGAGGACACCGCCGCCCTGCTGGCCGACGAAATCGAGGCGCGTGGCGGGATGGAGCAGTTCGTCGACCGGGTCGCCGACCGCGAGACCGACCCCTACGCCGTCGCGGACGAAATCGTCGGCCCCATCGTCGACTGCGTGGAGTCACAGCGGCACTGA
- a CDS encoding alpha/beta fold hydrolase, with translation MKLRTAIAGTLGAVGLTAAANRILQSRAGDLDSPLDGTTRTYRWRGFDVAYTEAGDPEDPDLLLLHGINASGSSHEFRGVFDELAEDYHVLAPDLPGFGRSDRPPLMYSGSLYTTFVEDFATDLTDDATVIGSSHAGGYAAVAAQSVDFEELLLVCPTTEGIPGTRPLVRSLVRTPLLGEALFNLATNERAIRYFNADHGYYDPEKVTDELVEYQWQTAHQPGARFAAASFFGGFLDLDVDLGEVLADVDEPVTLVWGRQATVSPLDDGKDIAAAADAQLVVFDESDVQPHVEHPDQFVRQVVRGADVGATTIEIESVGEEHEPASE, from the coding sequence ATGAAACTCCGAACGGCTATCGCCGGGACGCTCGGTGCTGTCGGGCTGACCGCCGCGGCGAACCGCATCCTCCAATCACGGGCAGGAGACCTCGACTCGCCGCTGGACGGGACGACTCGAACCTACCGCTGGCGGGGCTTCGACGTGGCATACACCGAGGCCGGGGACCCGGAGGACCCCGACCTTCTCTTGCTCCACGGCATCAACGCCTCCGGGTCGAGCCACGAGTTCCGGGGGGTCTTCGACGAACTCGCCGAGGACTACCACGTCCTCGCGCCGGACCTGCCCGGGTTCGGCCGGTCGGACCGCCCGCCACTCATGTACTCGGGGTCGCTCTACACTACGTTCGTCGAGGACTTCGCGACCGACCTGACCGACGACGCGACGGTCATCGGCTCCTCACACGCGGGCGGGTACGCCGCCGTCGCGGCCCAGTCCGTCGATTTCGAGGAGTTGCTGCTGGTCTGCCCGACGACGGAGGGGATTCCCGGGACGCGGCCACTCGTCCGCTCGCTCGTACGGACGCCGCTGCTGGGCGAGGCGCTGTTCAACCTCGCCACGAACGAGCGCGCCATCCGCTACTTCAACGCCGACCACGGCTACTACGACCCCGAGAAGGTGACCGACGAACTCGTCGAGTACCAGTGGCAGACCGCCCACCAACCCGGCGCGCGGTTCGCGGCCGCCTCCTTCTTCGGCGGCTTCCTCGATTTGGACGTGGACCTCGGCGAAGTGCTGGCGGACGTGGACGAACCCGTGACGCTCGTGTGGGGGCGGCAGGCGACCGTCAGCCCGCTCGACGACGGCAAGGACATCGCGGCCGCCGCGGACGCGCAACTCGTCGTCTTCGACGAGTCCGACGTGCAACCCCACGTCGAACACCCCGACCAGTTCGTCCGGCAAGTCGTCCGCGGTGCCGACGTGGGCGCGACGACCATCGAAATCGAAAGCGTCGGCGAGGAACACGAACCCGCGTCGGAGTGA
- a CDS encoding nitrous oxide reductase accessory protein NosL translates to MCDKHKTGGRAGEQTDCNYHLGRRRVLEGVAAAGAVSLAGCSNLGTDGDTEEVPSAVTLTTDDACEVCGMIIPNHPGPSTEIFYPGREPSGHENPARFDSTWEAFQYDFERSDRGWERAVMYVTDYSAVDYDIADEGGDLLISTHPEADAFVEASAVTFVVGSEVKGAMGRDLIAFTDGGDAESFADEYGGELLTLDEVTPQVIGRLGRN, encoded by the coding sequence ATGTGCGACAAACACAAGACTGGCGGACGAGCGGGCGAGCAGACTGACTGTAACTATCACCTGGGACGGCGGCGCGTCCTCGAAGGCGTCGCGGCGGCGGGAGCCGTGTCACTCGCCGGGTGTTCGAACCTCGGCACGGACGGTGATACCGAGGAAGTCCCGTCGGCGGTGACGCTGACGACGGACGACGCCTGTGAAGTCTGTGGGATGATTATTCCGAACCATCCCGGCCCGTCGACGGAGATATTCTACCCCGGCAGGGAACCCTCCGGGCACGAGAACCCAGCGCGGTTCGACAGCACGTGGGAAGCGTTCCAGTACGACTTCGAGCGTTCGGACCGGGGGTGGGAACGCGCCGTGATGTACGTGACCGACTACTCCGCCGTCGACTACGACATCGCCGACGAGGGCGGCGACCTGCTGATTTCGACCCACCCCGAAGCGGACGCCTTCGTGGAGGCGAGTGCAGTCACCTTCGTCGTCGGGTCGGAGGTCAAGGGCGCGATGGGGCGGGACCTCATCGCGTTCACCGACGGCGGGGACGCCGAGTCGTTCGCCGACGAGTACGGGGGCGAGTTGCTGACGCTCGACGAGGTGACGCCGCAAGTCATCGGCCGACTGGGGCGGAACTGA
- a CDS encoding acyltransferase produces MTKRHVEVPADARDQIDEAIAAIDRRLSGEEDTAMVVQELLADLFGDRKLFEQYRAGASLSPIASVRLQSYDPRSALTETEHWAEQDRSELRESKCLLYLWRGFDQSPLANNLAFALPFRQLLADHLFAEAGDGLRLFGGIKIQAGHNIRMGDNVVVHNDVLLDDRGELVLGDRVSIADRCHLHTHNHDTVDQTDVTNYRTVVDDDVRLGYDTMLDAGVRVGENAMVGASSIVRGDVPAHHIAVGSPAKTVKVKPGWEPVADHPGPLPDNREERRLPSEVPDDIREFDEFGRDLSPPGETTRI; encoded by the coding sequence ATGACGAAGCGACACGTCGAGGTTCCGGCGGACGCCCGAGACCAGATAGACGAGGCGATAGCGGCCATCGACCGGCGTCTCTCCGGCGAGGAGGACACTGCGATGGTCGTGCAGGAACTGCTCGCCGACCTGTTCGGCGACCGGAAGTTGTTCGAACAGTACCGTGCGGGTGCCTCGCTCTCGCCGATAGCCTCGGTCCGCCTCCAGAGTTACGACCCGAGAAGCGCGCTGACTGAGACCGAACACTGGGCCGAACAGGACCGTTCGGAACTCCGCGAGTCGAAGTGTCTGCTGTACCTCTGGCGCGGGTTCGACCAGTCACCGCTCGCGAACAACTTGGCGTTCGCGTTGCCGTTCCGGCAACTGCTCGCGGACCACCTCTTCGCCGAGGCGGGCGACGGCCTCCGACTGTTCGGCGGTATCAAGATTCAGGCCGGGCACAACATCCGGATGGGGGACAACGTCGTCGTCCACAACGACGTCCTGCTCGACGACCGCGGCGAGTTGGTCCTCGGGGACCGGGTGTCCATCGCAGACCGCTGTCACCTTCACACCCACAACCACGACACGGTGGACCAGACCGACGTGACGAACTACCGGACCGTCGTCGACGACGACGTTCGCCTCGGCTACGACACGATGCTAGACGCCGGGGTACGGGTCGGCGAGAACGCGATGGTGGGTGCGTCCTCGATAGTCCGCGGCGACGTTCCGGCCCACCACATCGCTGTCGGGTCCCCGGCGAAGACTGTCAAAGTGAAGCCGGGTTGGGAACCGGTCGCCGACCATCCCGGCCCACTCCCGGACAACCGGGAGGAGCGGCGACTACCCAGCGAGGTACCGGACGATATCAGGGAGTTCGACGAGTTCGGTCGCGACCTGTCGCCACCGGGAGAGACGACTCGCATCTAG
- a CDS encoding ABC transporter ATP-binding protein: MTDNALVVDDLTVTFGDLRAVDSASVTLGTDTVACLVGPNGSGKTTLVRAVAGLLSYEGTVEYASEADRPVGYLPQAPAFRPEFTVRETLSFYADLVAADTDADAVADRVGLGGVTDRRVNALSGGMTRLLGIAQATVGEPPLVLLDEPSSGLDPMMTRHISTVLTDLAGGGRTVVVSTHDLRAVDRIADVVIVLDRGSVAATGSPAELRDRTDTDDLEAAMAALVGGETGEVTTREPAEGVAE; this comes from the coding sequence ATGACTGACAACGCACTCGTCGTCGACGACCTCACGGTCACGTTCGGTGACCTCCGGGCCGTCGATTCGGCCTCGGTAACGCTCGGGACGGACACGGTGGCGTGCCTCGTCGGCCCGAACGGGTCAGGGAAGACGACCCTCGTCCGGGCCGTGGCCGGCCTCCTCTCCTACGAGGGAACTGTCGAATACGCCTCGGAGGCGGACAGACCGGTCGGTTACCTGCCGCAAGCACCGGCGTTCCGACCAGAGTTTACCGTCCGTGAGACGCTCTCGTTCTACGCGGACCTCGTGGCCGCCGACACCGACGCGGACGCCGTCGCGGACCGGGTCGGTCTCGGCGGCGTGACCGACCGCCGCGTGAACGCGCTCTCGGGCGGCATGACGCGTCTGCTCGGCATCGCACAGGCGACGGTCGGGGAACCGCCGCTCGTGTTGCTCGACGAACCGTCGAGCGGTCTCGACCCGATGATGACCCGGCACATCTCGACCGTCCTGACCGACCTCGCGGGGGGTGGCCGGACGGTGGTGGTCTCGACACACGACCTGCGGGCCGTCGACCGCATCGCGGACGTGGTAATCGTCCTCGACCGCGGGTCCGTGGCCGCGACGGGGTCGCCCGCGGAGTTGCGCGACCGCACGGACACGGACGACCTCGAAGCGGCGATGGCGGCACTCGTCGGCGGCGAGACGGGGGAAGTCACGACCCGCGAACCCGCCGAGGGGGTGGCCGAGTGA
- a CDS encoding Zn-ribbon domain-containing OB-fold protein produces MSESVPDEGFDEWLDAIADGEGYFLECEHGHGSLPPRRVCPQCGSREIAETPLPDSGAVSTFTIITVATPQFEDDAPYVTAIADFGPVSITGQVRGVDHDEVETGLVVGIDTDRTVTNRDRLVVFEPR; encoded by the coding sequence ATGAGCGAGTCAGTTCCCGACGAGGGGTTCGACGAGTGGCTGGACGCCATCGCGGACGGTGAGGGGTACTTCCTCGAATGCGAACACGGCCACGGGTCGCTCCCGCCACGGCGGGTCTGCCCGCAGTGTGGGTCGCGCGAGATAGCGGAGACGCCGCTCCCCGACTCCGGTGCGGTGTCGACGTTCACAATCATCACCGTGGCGACACCACAGTTCGAGGACGACGCACCCTACGTGACTGCCATCGCGGACTTCGGCCCCGTCTCGATTACCGGACAAGTCCGCGGCGTCGACCACGACGAGGTGGAGACCGGACTGGTCGTCGGTATCGACACCGACCGGACCGTCACGAACCGCGACCGCCTCGTCGTCTTCGAACCCCGGTAA
- a CDS encoding thiolase C-terminal domain-containing protein yields MSNPRVAGVGLTHFGKHPERTGRDMFAEAGLDALDDAGVDPDDVEALFYGNFMGELAEHQGHQGPLMAEAVGLQAPATRYESACASSGVAVRDAVRTVRNGEADVVLVGGAERMTNVGTAAATDALAIAADDLYEIRAGMTFPGAYALMARAYFEEYGGTREQLAEVAVKNHEHALPNEHAQIRQEITVEDALDAPIIADPLGLYDSCPITDGASAAVVTSAEYAADHGLDAGVAVTGTGQGGDNLALHDREAYSRSPATEDAAEEAYADAGIGPADVDFLEVHDCFTIAEVLALEGLGIYENGAAIDAAANGETTRHGETPVNLSGGLKAKGHPVGATGVAQLVSVTKLLEGRHDRAADVADAETAVAHNAGGTVASATVHVLEVAE; encoded by the coding sequence GGGTTGGACGCTCTCGACGACGCCGGGGTCGACCCGGACGACGTCGAGGCACTCTTCTACGGCAATTTCATGGGCGAACTGGCAGAACACCAGGGCCATCAGGGGCCGTTGATGGCCGAGGCCGTCGGGCTACAGGCCCCCGCGACGCGCTACGAGTCCGCCTGTGCGTCGAGCGGGGTCGCCGTCCGCGACGCCGTCCGGACAGTCCGCAACGGGGAGGCCGACGTGGTGCTCGTCGGCGGTGCCGAACGGATGACCAACGTCGGCACGGCCGCCGCGACGGACGCCCTCGCCATCGCCGCGGACGACCTCTACGAGATTCGGGCGGGGATGACCTTCCCCGGTGCGTACGCGCTGATGGCCCGCGCCTACTTCGAGGAGTACGGCGGGACGCGCGAGCAACTCGCCGAAGTCGCGGTCAAGAACCACGAACACGCCCTGCCGAACGAACACGCACAGATTCGACAGGAGATAACCGTCGAGGACGCGCTGGACGCGCCGATAATCGCCGACCCACTCGGTCTCTACGACTCCTGTCCCATCACCGACGGTGCGAGCGCGGCCGTCGTCACGAGTGCCGAGTACGCCGCGGACCACGGCTTGGACGCGGGCGTCGCCGTCACTGGAACGGGACAGGGCGGGGACAATCTCGCACTCCACGACCGGGAGGCCTACTCCCGGTCCCCGGCGACCGAAGACGCTGCCGAGGAGGCGTACGCCGACGCCGGTATCGGCCCGGCCGACGTCGACTTCCTCGAAGTCCACGACTGTTTCACCATCGCGGAGGTACTCGCCCTCGAAGGGCTGGGCATCTACGAGAACGGCGCGGCCATCGACGCCGCCGCGAACGGCGAAACCACCCGCCACGGCGAAACGCCGGTCAACCTCTCGGGCGGTCTGAAGGCCAAAGGTCACCCCGTCGGTGCGACGGGCGTCGCGCAGTTGGTGAGCGTCACGAAACTCCTCGAGGGGCGGCACGACCGCGCCGCCGACGTGGCGGACGCCGAGACGGCGGTGGCACACAACGCCGGCGGTACGGTCGCGAGTGCGACCGTTCACGTGCTGGAGGTGGCAGAATGA
- a CDS encoding NosD domain-containing protein encodes MRVTYALVGVVLLVSVTGMGFLVDPFDASDPDPAPFGETLTLGMTSADVNEAEEDGYSIPRAEVFFSQYQYVIGYYGVESAASHLTAPYTERQFGPPLEVLVTDYSGTELRLSDGGYLVEGYRGGGGWIPARTAVFVVDSRARTPAGPAVVPFSDRDDAERFAEGYGGDVVDWQGVLARSQRDESPTADMARHVSNRTEWADRQVTATAPLTERPVSVVVGRDVPTLAAAIDRAPPNTTVRLPPGTYDGNVTVDKPLTLAGAGSDSHVAGDGTGTVIDVSAPRSAVTDLRVTGVGPNGSRSLANLSDEEWDQRIRVAYGQGDAAVRFEDANQSLATGLTIETDANGILARASDGLVVRDSNVTGPDEWPDGFMGVLAMFDPVVVQNVTFEGGRDGVYTHRAHGVVVRNSRMEGLRYGVHEMYTSRALVVNNTARDTYGGIIVMTRPRRNALVGNEVTDSRAAITVAGTASFVADNVVSDNEIGLSVAAPQSLVTGNVVVDNDIGVRADTLLPSLTVVGNDIVANRQAVSAGGGPVRIWTADGRGNYWGALPGRSAGGETLTTTYRPTGPIDGGLLGTPGGVTLRDSPAVTLLRTVQDRLPGLRASGVIDTAPLVDPVHPETLDRLNTTA; translated from the coding sequence ATGCGAGTCACATACGCGCTCGTCGGTGTCGTCCTCCTCGTCTCGGTCACCGGGATGGGGTTCCTCGTCGACCCCTTCGACGCCAGCGACCCGGACCCGGCCCCGTTCGGCGAGACGCTCACGCTGGGAATGACCAGTGCCGACGTGAACGAGGCAGAAGAGGACGGGTACAGCATCCCACGAGCCGAGGTGTTCTTCTCACAGTACCAGTACGTCATCGGCTACTACGGCGTCGAGAGTGCCGCAAGCCACCTCACGGCCCCGTACACCGAACGCCAGTTCGGGCCACCGCTCGAAGTGCTCGTCACCGACTACAGCGGCACCGAACTCCGACTGTCGGACGGCGGCTACCTCGTCGAGGGGTACAGGGGCGGTGGCGGCTGGATACCGGCACGGACCGCGGTGTTCGTGGTCGATAGCCGCGCGCGCACCCCCGCCGGACCGGCCGTCGTCCCGTTCAGCGACCGGGACGACGCGGAGCGCTTCGCCGAGGGCTACGGCGGTGACGTGGTCGATTGGCAGGGCGTCCTCGCGCGGAGTCAGCGCGACGAGTCACCGACCGCAGACATGGCGCGACACGTCTCGAACCGAACGGAGTGGGCCGACCGACAGGTGACGGCGACAGCCCCGCTGACGGAGCGACCGGTGTCGGTTGTCGTGGGGCGTGACGTACCGACGCTCGCAGCGGCGATAGACCGCGCACCCCCCAACACCACCGTTCGCCTCCCGCCGGGCACCTACGACGGGAACGTGACCGTCGACAAGCCGCTCACGCTCGCAGGTGCAGGCTCGGACAGTCACGTCGCCGGTGACGGGACGGGGACGGTCATCGACGTTTCGGCCCCCCGGTCGGCCGTGACCGACTTGCGAGTCACCGGCGTCGGCCCGAACGGGTCCCGGTCCTTGGCGAACCTCTCTGACGAGGAGTGGGACCAACGCATCAGGGTGGCCTACGGACAGGGCGACGCTGCCGTCCGCTTCGAGGACGCGAACCAGTCGCTGGCGACAGGATTGACCATCGAGACGGACGCCAACGGCATCCTCGCTCGTGCCAGCGACGGCCTCGTGGTGCGAGACTCGAACGTCACGGGTCCGGACGAGTGGCCGGACGGATTCATGGGCGTACTGGCGATGTTCGACCCCGTCGTCGTCCAGAACGTCACGTTCGAAGGGGGCCGCGACGGCGTGTACACGCACCGCGCACACGGCGTCGTCGTCCGGAACTCTCGGATGGAGGGCCTCAGATACGGCGTCCACGAGATGTACACCTCCCGGGCACTGGTGGTGAACAACACGGCACGCGACACCTACGGGGGTATCATCGTGATGACGCGGCCGCGCCGGAACGCGCTCGTCGGCAACGAAGTGACCGACTCCCGTGCGGCAATCACCGTGGCCGGGACGGCGTCGTTCGTCGCCGACAACGTCGTCAGCGACAACGAAATCGGCCTCTCGGTCGCCGCACCCCAGTCGCTCGTGACCGGAAACGTCGTCGTCGACAACGACATCGGGGTCAGAGCCGACACGCTCTTGCCGTCGCTGACCGTCGTCGGCAACGACATCGTCGCCAACCGGCAGGCAGTGAGCGCGGGGGGCGGTCCGGTGCGCATCTGGACTGCCGACGGCCGCGGGAACTACTGGGGCGCGCTCCCGGGCCGCTCGGCAGGGGGCGAGACGCTCACGACGACGTACCGGCCGACAGGACCCATCGACGGCGGGCTACTGGGCACACCCGGCGGCGTAACGCTCCGTGATTCACCGGCGGTGACGCTCCTCAGAACCGTGCAGGACCGACTTCCGGGGTTGCGGGCCAGCGGTGTCATCGACACGGCACCGCTGGTCGACCCGGTCCACCCCGAGACGCTCGACAGACTCAACACCACAGCATGA
- a CDS encoding ABC transporter permease subunit has translation MNRPDHLLAVAQREFDTVVRARTVLLLGAGYAAVLFGLVATAGTGGYLPLLLDLLTPAEALVPLLAFAFGYRAVLSDADSGELETIRTYPVSAPAYVGGVFLGRLVGFVPIVVVPMLLAALAVVLGGPAEITVVAAHGTVDAPALYLRFVGLTAGFAVVSLAVAVAVSAVARSARQALALAVVVFVAFVVGFDATIVAALSGGLVDTDSLSTVAALSPNSAYRSLVYALAVGETYARSAPLAAPLPGAVSLLLWLGGSIAVAIRAVWSD, from the coding sequence GTGAACCGACCCGACCATCTCCTCGCCGTCGCGCAACGCGAGTTCGATACGGTCGTCCGGGCCCGGACCGTCCTGCTGTTGGGTGCCGGGTACGCCGCCGTCCTGTTCGGCCTCGTCGCCACGGCCGGCACGGGCGGCTACCTCCCGCTCCTGCTGGACCTGTTGACGCCGGCGGAGGCTCTCGTCCCCCTGCTCGCGTTCGCGTTCGGGTACCGGGCGGTCCTCTCGGACGCCGACAGCGGCGAACTCGAGACGATTCGGACCTACCCCGTGAGTGCCCCGGCCTACGTCGGCGGCGTCTTCCTCGGTCGGTTGGTCGGGTTCGTTCCCATCGTCGTCGTCCCGATGTTGCTGGCCGCCCTCGCCGTCGTCCTCGGCGGCCCGGCGGAGATTACGGTGGTCGCCGCCCACGGTACCGTCGACGCGCCCGCACTCTACCTCCGGTTCGTCGGGTTGACAGCCGGGTTCGCCGTCGTGTCGCTGGCGGTGGCCGTCGCCGTCTCGGCCGTCGCCCGGTCGGCACGACAGGCACTCGCACTCGCCGTCGTCGTCTTCGTCGCCTTCGTCGTCGGGTTCGACGCGACCATCGTGGCGGCGCTCTCCGGCGGCCTCGTCGATACCGACTCGCTCTCGACGGTGGCGGCACTCAGCCCGAACAGTGCCTACCGGAGTCTCGTGTACGCACTCGCCGTCGGGGAGACGTACGCCCGAAGCGCGCCCCTCGCCGCGCCGTTGCCGGGCGCGGTCAGCCTGCTCCTGTGGCTCGGTGGGTCCATCGCCGTCGCCATCCGCGCAGTCTGGAGCGACTGA